A window of the Polaribacter sp. HaHaR_3_91 genome harbors these coding sequences:
- a CDS encoding DoxX family protein, whose protein sequence is MKILVQLARIIVGALFIFSGFVKLVDPIGSQYKFEEYFSESVLNMEFLIPYALPFSIVLIVAEILLGVMVLIGYKSKLTVWSLFLLTLVFLFLTWYSAYYDKVTDCGCFGDAVKLSTWGTFYKNVILIALVLVLVLGVKHVKPIFGGKIPKVITFLSLAAFLFIVQHVLTHLPIIDFRAYAIGKNIPEGMVYPKDGSIPPVHDFMLEDEQADLAPELLKKEKVMLVIVYNLDKADENGFPAIKDIATKAKAKGYTVYGVSASFSDDLILAKEKYDLPFDFLFCDETTLKTIIRGNPGVVILDKGTVVEKKNWVDVDEIEL, encoded by the coding sequence ATGAAAATATTAGTACAATTAGCAAGAATTATAGTAGGAGCCTTATTCATATTTTCTGGCTTTGTAAAATTGGTAGACCCAATAGGTTCTCAATATAAATTTGAAGAGTATTTTTCGGAAAGTGTATTAAATATGGAGTTTTTAATTCCGTATGCATTGCCTTTTTCAATTGTATTAATTGTAGCAGAAATATTACTGGGAGTCATGGTTTTGATTGGTTACAAATCTAAATTAACTGTTTGGAGTTTGTTTTTACTAACACTTGTTTTCTTGTTTTTAACTTGGTATTCTGCATATTATGATAAAGTAACCGATTGCGGTTGTTTTGGAGATGCTGTAAAATTATCTACTTGGGGAACTTTCTATAAAAACGTTATTTTAATAGCACTAGTGTTAGTTTTAGTATTAGGTGTAAAACATGTGAAGCCTATTTTTGGAGGTAAAATTCCGAAGGTAATTACGTTTTTATCATTGGCAGCATTTTTATTTATTGTGCAACATGTGTTAACACATTTACCTATTATAGATTTTAGAGCGTATGCAATTGGTAAGAATATTCCGGAAGGAATGGTGTATCCTAAAGATGGTAGTATTCCGCCAGTACATGATTTTATGTTAGAGGATGAACAAGCAGATTTAGCTCCAGAATTATTAAAGAAGGAAAAAGTAATGTTAGTAATTGTTTATAACTTAGACAAAGCTGATGAAAACGGTTTTCCGGCAATTAAAGACATTGCAACAAAAGCGAAAGCAAAAGGATATACAGTTTATGGAGTTTCGGCTTCTTTTTCTGATGATTTAATTCTTGCAAAAGAAAAGTATGACTTGCCTTTCGACTTTTTATTCTGTGATGAAACAACCCTTAAAACTATTATTAGAGGAAATCCGGGTGTTGTTATTTTAGATAAAGGAACTGTTGTAGAAAAGAAAAATTGGGTAGATGTTGATGAAATAGAATTATAG
- a CDS encoding TIGR00730 family Rossman fold protein, with the protein MKKVVVFCGSSLGFNPIYKEAAVALGNHFVTHKIGLVYGGGKIGMMGTLADTILAHNGEVIGVIPQLLEKEEVVHAGVEEMIVCKTMSERKVIMSQLVDGYITLPGGFGTLDELFEALTLGQLFIEQKPVGLLNINGFFDAVLLQLDKMIEEGFLKQTNRDMLIVGTSVEDLMQKMNAYKVPNITGVINKVVS; encoded by the coding sequence TTGAAAAAAGTTGTTGTTTTTTGTGGCTCAAGCTTAGGTTTTAATCCTATTTATAAAGAAGCTGCTGTAGCATTAGGAAATCATTTTGTAACTCACAAAATTGGTTTAGTTTATGGTGGTGGTAAAATAGGGATGATGGGCACTCTTGCCGATACAATTCTAGCACATAATGGCGAAGTTATTGGTGTAATTCCTCAATTATTAGAAAAAGAAGAAGTTGTACATGCTGGTGTAGAAGAAATGATTGTGTGTAAAACAATGAGCGAGCGTAAAGTAATTATGAGCCAATTAGTAGATGGTTATATTACACTTCCTGGAGGTTTTGGAACCTTAGATGAATTGTTTGAAGCACTTACTCTAGGTCAACTTTTTATTGAGCAAAAACCGGTAGGACTTTTAAATATTAACGGCTTTTTTGATGCTGTATTATTGCAATTAGACAAAATGATTGAAGAAGGTTTCTTAAAACAAACCAATAGAGATATGCTAATTGTTGGCACTTCTGTAGAAGATTTAATGCAAAAAATGAATGCCTACAAAGTTCCAAACATTACAGGCGTAATTAATAAAGTAGTAAGTTAG
- a CDS encoding DUF1599 domain-containing protein, with protein MQDTSKQYDAVIEECRSLFIKKMSDYGSAWRILRLPSLTDQIFIKAQRIRQLQENDVRKVDEGEKSEFIGIINYSIMALIQLENGVVANPDLNTEQATVLYDKHAKITKELMMNKNHDYGEAWRDMRVSSLTDLILQKLLRVKQIEDNKGETLVSEGIDANYQDMINYAIFAMIHLAE; from the coding sequence ATGCAAGATACATCTAAACAATATGATGCTGTAATTGAAGAATGCAGAAGTTTATTTATAAAAAAAATGAGTGATTATGGTTCTGCATGGCGAATTTTACGTTTACCATCGTTAACCGATCAAATATTTATTAAGGCACAAAGAATTCGTCAATTACAAGAGAATGACGTTAGAAAAGTGGATGAAGGAGAAAAGTCTGAGTTTATTGGAATCATCAATTATTCTATAATGGCGTTAATTCAGTTAGAAAATGGCGTGGTAGCAAACCCAGATTTGAATACTGAACAAGCAACTGTTTTGTATGACAAACATGCTAAAATTACTAAAGAATTAATGATGAATAAAAATCATGATTACGGTGAAGCTTGGAGAGATATGCGTGTTTCTAGTTTAACAGATTTAATTTTACAAAAATTATTACGCGTTAAGCAAATAGAAGATAATAAGGGGGAAACATTGGTTTCTGAAGGAATTGATGCCAATTACCAAGACATGATTAATTATGCCATTTTTGCAATGATTCATTTGGCGGAATAA
- the folP gene encoding dihydropteroate synthase, with the protein MTINCKGTLVDLASPKVMGILNITPDSFFDGGKYKNESDILSQVEKMLLDGATFIDVGAYSSRPGAKHISEEEELQRIVPVINLLEQNFPEIIISVDTFRSKVAQETINAGAAIINDISGGQMDNNMFTTVANLQVPYILMHMLGTPQNMQKNPVYTDVTQEIISFFAAQIHKLHQLKLNDIIIDVGFGFGKTNVHNFEILKNLSLFKSLDTPILAGISRKSMLYKTLDISAQEALNATTSANTIALLNGANILRVHDVKEAVEAVKIVNQISF; encoded by the coding sequence ATGACCATAAATTGCAAAGGTACTTTAGTCGATTTAGCATCACCAAAAGTGATGGGAATATTAAACATTACTCCCGATTCTTTTTTTGACGGCGGTAAATATAAAAATGAATCAGACATTCTTTCTCAAGTAGAAAAAATGCTTTTAGATGGCGCAACATTTATAGATGTTGGTGCTTATTCTTCCAGACCTGGTGCAAAACATATTTCAGAAGAAGAAGAGTTGCAAAGAATTGTGCCTGTTATCAATTTATTGGAGCAAAACTTCCCTGAAATTATTATTTCTGTAGATACTTTTAGAAGTAAAGTTGCGCAAGAAACTATCAATGCTGGAGCTGCAATTATAAACGATATTTCTGGCGGACAAATGGACAATAATATGTTTACAACCGTTGCCAACTTACAAGTTCCTTATATTTTAATGCATATGTTAGGTACTCCACAAAACATGCAGAAAAATCCCGTTTATACGGATGTAACTCAAGAAATTATTTCTTTTTTCGCTGCACAAATACACAAATTACATCAACTAAAGTTAAACGATATTATTATTGACGTTGGTTTTGGTTTTGGAAAAACCAATGTTCATAATTTTGAAATCTTAAAGAATTTATCACTTTTTAAAAGTTTAGACACACCTATTTTAGCCGGAATTTCCCGTAAATCCATGCTGTATAAAACCTTAGATATTTCTGCTCAAGAAGCTTTAAATGCTACTACTTCTGCAAACACAATTGCGCTGTTAAATGGCGCAAATATTTTACGTGTTCACGATGTTAAAGAAGCTGTAGAAGCTGTAAAAATTGTAAATCAAATCTCTTTTTAG
- a CDS encoding biopolymer transporter ExbD, whose protein sequence is MSRKESPEINAGSMADIAFLLLIFFLVTTTMSVDAGISKKIPQKQENPTDIDINERNILEVNINKNNKLFVDGKTIELKELKQIAINFIDNGGGLDINKNSCNWCNGSKNPSSSDHPTKAIIAIKTDRLTTYETYISTLDILNSAYTHLRNKLSVKLYNQNYVSLLDTYKNSNNSDKNIQEKIKLIREKYPLLVSDIEFDN, encoded by the coding sequence ATGAGTAGAAAAGAGTCTCCAGAAATTAATGCTGGTTCGATGGCAGACATTGCATTTTTATTATTAATCTTTTTTTTGGTAACCACAACGATGAGTGTTGATGCCGGAATTTCCAAAAAAATCCCACAAAAACAAGAAAACCCCACAGATATTGACATCAATGAAAGAAATATCCTTGAGGTAAACATCAACAAAAACAATAAACTATTTGTAGATGGAAAAACGATTGAATTAAAGGAACTGAAACAGATTGCGATCAACTTTATAGACAATGGTGGTGGTTTAGACATTAACAAAAATAGTTGTAATTGGTGTAATGGAAGCAAAAACCCATCCTCTTCAGACCATCCCACAAAAGCAATTATAGCTATAAAAACAGATCGATTAACTACTTATGAAACCTATATTTCTACGTTAGATATTTTAAATTCTGCCTATACACATTTACGAAACAAACTGTCTGTAAAATTATACAATCAGAATTATGTGAGTTTGTTAGATACCTATAAAAATTCTAATAATAGCGATAAAAACATTCAAGAAAAAATAAAATTAATCCGAGAAAAATACCCATTATTAGTATCAGACATAGAATTTGATAATTGA